Genomic window (Sulfurovum sp. NBC37-1):
TGATGTCAAAGAGCACCGGCAGGCACTGGCTGTACTTCAGGCACTGCTTTAAGCAATGAAACGGTTCTTCAAGTGGCTTGCGGCACTGCTGCTGACAGCGGCACTTTTCATTGCAGCGATCAACCTCTATATCTCCTGGCAGGCCAAACCCTATATCTATGCCGATGTCAGGAAGGTGCCGCACCGAAAAGCCGCACTGCTTCTGGGTACCAACAAGTATATCGTCAAAGGCAGGAAGAACTACTACTACCTGTACCGCATACGTGCGGCGGAGGCGCTCTGGAAAGCGGGGAAGGTACAGGCCATCGTCGTTTCGGGAACGAATGACAGCAGATACTACAATGAGACTCGGTCGATGTATAAAGATCTCATCAAAGCGGGAGTGCCCCCAAAGTACATAAGTCAGGATTTTGCCGGTTTCCGTACCCTTGATTCCGTGATGCGGGCCGAAGCAATTTTTGATCTCAAAGAGTATATAATCATTTCACAAAAATTCCATCTGGAACGGGCCATTTTCATTGCCAGGGCAAAGGGCCAGAAAGTCATCGGTTTTGAAGCTAAAACCAAAGAGGGAACAAAAGCGGCCTACAAAATGAAAGCCAGAGAGCTGTTGGCACGGACGAAGGCATTTCTGGATGTCTATCTGTTGCAGACCGAACCGAAATTCTATGGAAAAAAAGAGAAAGTACATTATAAACAATGACCTATGATGAATATAAAGAAAAAGTCAAGACACTGAAAAAATGGGCCTATGCCTATTATGTGGAAGACAATCCCGTTGCCACTGATGAAGAGTATGACAGGCTCTACCATGAAGTACTCGATTATGAAATGAAACATCCGGACAAAGCGCTGGAAGATTCTCCGACCAAACGCGTGGGCGGTATCGTACGTGACGAGTTCACCAAGGCAAAGCATATCAAGCGCATGTGGAGCATGGAGGATGTTTTCAGTAAAGAGGAAGTGCAGGATTGGCTGGACCGTGTCGAGAAGAATGTCGGGGAGTGTGACTACTTCTGTGAACCGAAATTCGACGGGGCAAGCATGAACCTGCTCTATGATGACGGCAAACTCCTGCGTGCCATTACAAGGGGTGATGGGGTCGTGGGTGAAGAGGTGACAGACAATGTCCGCACCATCCGTTCTGTACCTCTCGTGATCGACTACAAAGGGCTTATCGAGATCCGAGGAGAAGTGGTGATCAGAAAAGATGATTTTGAACAGATCAATGAAGAGCGTCTGAAAGCAGGTGAAGCTCCCTTTGCCAATCCGCGTAATGCTGCAGCGGGAAGCCTGAGACAACTGGATTCCTCTGTAACGGCAAAACGCCGCCTGGTCTTCTACCCCTGGGGTATCGGCGAGAATACACTTGATCAGAAAAAACTTTCAGAGAAGATGGAATTTATCTATGGACAGGGGTTTTTAAGACCGCCCTACCATGAAGCATGCCACACGATCGATAACATAGAGAAGTTCTATCAGTTCCTGATCTCCAAACGCGATGAGATCCCCATGATGATGGACGGCATGGTCATCAAAGTGGATGAGATAGAGAAGCAGGAGGAACTTGGCTATACAGTGAAGTTCCCCAGGTGGATGTGTGCCTACAAATTCCCGGCCGTCGAAAAGGTCACACAGATTAGGGCGATTACGCTTCAAGTGGGACGTACGGGCGTGATCACACCGGTGGCTGAGATCGAACCAGTCAATATTGAAGGGGCAATGGTCAGCCGCGCCACACTGCACAATTTCGATGAGATCGAGCGTAAAGATATCCGTATCGGTGATCATGTGATCATCATACGAAGCGGTGACGTGATCCCCAAGATAACCAAAGTATTGATAGACAGAAGAACGGGTGATGAGATACCGGTCGAACGGCCGACGCACTGTCCGACCTGCGGAAGTGAACTTCTCGATGAGGGTGCGCTGATTAAATGCCAGAACCTTGAGTGTCCCGACCGTGTGATCAATACTATCATCCACTTTGCAAAAAAAGGATGCATGGATATCGATGGACTCGGCAGCAAGATCGTCGAGCAGCTGGTCAAAGAGGGGAAGATACATGACATTCTGGATCTTTACAGTCTGACCTATGAGGATCTTGCCGATCTGGAAGGTTTCAAGGAAAAGAAGATCAGCAATCTGCTTGATGCCATCGCTGCAAGTAAAGGTGCGCCGCTCCATCGTCTTATTACTGCTATGGGGATAGAGCACATCGGTGAAGTGGCAAGCAGGGCTTTGGCGCTGGAATTCGGTCTGGGTATCGTCGATGCGAAGTATGAAGATATCGTGGCTATCGACGGCATCGGAGAAGAGATGGCCAATTCACTGCTGGAGTTCATGCGGGTCAACAGGGAGAAGGTGTTGAAATTGTTCAACACGATCAAACCTACGGTTGAAAAGAAAGTGGAAGCCAAAGAGAACCCTTTCAAAGGCAAAATTGTAGTGCTGACAGGTACGATGAGCGAGTCCCGCGGAAAGATTAAGGAGATGCTGGAGGAGCTGGGGGCCAAAGTCAGCGGATCGGTCAGTAAAAAGACCGACTTTGTCATTTATGGTGAAGATGCAGGAAGCAAATTGACCAAAGCGGAGAGTTTGGGTGTACCGACCCTGACGGAAGATGAGATGAGGGCAATGCTGTGAGGCTGGACAAATACCTGGTAGAAGAGGGCTATTTCGAGAGCCGGAACCGTGCATTGGAAGCCATCAAGGCAGGACAGGTGACCGTGGACGGGAAAAAGGCAAAGCCCTCGGTCAAGATCGATACGAATTCTTATGTTGAAGTAGCGGATGCCAAATTCTATGTCTCTCGTGCTGCCAGAAAACTGGAGAGCTTCCTTTCGGAACATCCTGTAGAGATACAGGGTAAAAGTGCGTTGGATATCGGTTCGAGTACGGGAGGGTTTGCCCAGATCGTACTTGAAAACGGTGTGGCATCGCTTACCTGTGTAGATGTGGGAAAGGACCAGCTGCATTTTTCCATACGCAGTGATGAAAGGGTCAGTGTACATGAGGAGACGGATATCCGTGATTTTAACACAGAGAAGCCCTTTGAAATGATCACCTGCGATGTTTCTTTTATTTCCATTCTTCAAATTATGAACGACATAGACCGTCTGGTAGAGAAGGGTGCCGATATTATTATTCTCTACAAACCACAGTTCGAAGTGGGCAGGGATGTCAAACGAGACAGCAGAGGGGTGGTGCAGGATCTCGATGCTATTGCCAGAAAGAAAGAAGTTTTTGAAGCAGAGGCATCGAGCCTGGGATGGGAAGAAGAGTTTCAGGCACTCTCTACCCTGGCAGGCAAAGAGGGAAACCGGGAGTACCTCTATCATTTTATAAAAGCGTAGGGTGCGTAACCACGCACCAAGAGGGGAACAATTTGAAAATACAAAACAATATCAGATCTATCGCTATCGGTTCTTTCGACGGTATGCACGTGGCACACATGAAAGTCGTTGAAGCTGTGGATGCCATTGTGGTCATAGAGCGTAACGGTGGGTATCTTACACCGGGGTACAAACGATCCCTCTATACAGACAAGATGTGCTGTTTCTACTTTTTTGATACGATAAAATCGTTGAGCCCGGAAGATTTTGTCGAAAAACTAAATGAGGATTTTCCCCGACTGGAGCGTATCGTAGTAGGGTATGATTTCGCTTTTGGGAAGAACAAGGCCGGCAGTGCCACAACACTGAGGGAACTTTTTGACAAAGAGGTTGTCATTGTCGATGAGATATGCCTTGAAGGTATTCCTGTACACTCAAGGACCATCAAAGCCTATCTTCGTGAAGGAAATATTTACATGGCCAACAAGTTGCTTGGCAGACACTATAGTATCAAGGGAAGAGTGATTCCCGGACAGGGATTGGGTAAAAAAGCACTGGTTCCTACACTGAACCTGAAGGTAGAACACTATCAGCTTCCTCTGGAAGGGGTATATGCGACACAAACAAAGATAGGATCATCCTGGTACCATTCTGTCAGCTTTCTGGGACACCGTGTAAGCACGGATGGTTCCTTTGCGGTGGAAACACATATTATTGATAAAGATATTGGCATGGTGGAAGGGGAGATCATATTGGAATTCAGGGCTTTGATACGAAAGAACAGAAAATTCGATACGCTTGATATGCTGAAAGGGCAGATAGAAAAAGATATAGAAAGGGCAACAGCATTACTGAATGAGTCTTCCTCAGGCTAAAGCGTAGGTATTGTTACAGACAAGATTTTCATAACTCCCAAAGAATGAGATACTGTTCTTCCCCTCTTTTTTGGCTTCATACATAGCCTGATCAGCTACGCTGAGAATCTCTTCCGATGTCCGGGCATCATTGGGGTAGACAGCAGCACCGATACTGATGCCCACATTCAGTTCGATACCGTTGATCGTGAAGCTTTGATTGGTAAGTGTACGGATCTTGTCAAGGATGGTCTCAAGACTTTCAAACTCTTTCAACTCTTCTATCAGGATCACGAATTCATCTCCGCCGTAACGGCAGATAGTATCGTTCTTCCTTAATGTCGATTTCATGATATCGGCAATATGTTTGAGTACTTTATCACCAACGGAATGTCCATAGGTATCATTGATGGGCTTGAAGTTGTCAAGATCACAGAAGATCAGTGCAAAACACTTGTCAAAACGTTTGGCGTGTTCGATGGCATGTTCCAGACGGTCATTGAGTACCAGCCTGTTTGAAAGTCCCGTTAACGGGTCATGTGTGGCCAGGTAAGCCTGGTCATGCGCATCTTTGCGCTGATGGGTAACATCGGAGAAGATACCTATGTACTGCTCGATATTCTCCTCGGCATCCCTGATCGTATTGATAGTGAGCCATTCAATATAGATCTCACCGTTCTTCTTACGGTTTGTGATCTCTCCCTGCCAGTATCCGCTGTCAGTGATCCTTCGCCACATTTCATCATAGAAGTGCTTGGTATGGTTTCCTGATTTCAGGAGTTTTGGGTCTTTTCCTATCACTTCGGAAGGCTGATAACCGGTGATATCTGTAAAAGCGGAGTTGACATGTACGATACGATTGTCTGCATTGGTGATAAGTACCCCGTCCATCGTATGTTTGAATACCAGAGAAGACATTTCAAGTGACTGGATATTGCGTTTGTTGTTGATGGCTGACCCGATGATGGAAGAGACGGTACTGAGCATTTCAATATCTGAATTCTTGAGAGGCTGATCGGCATTGCTTCCTATGCCCAGAAATCCCCACCATTCATGATTTACAAAGATCGGGAGGATCAGAAGACATTCTATCTTGAAAGCTGAAAGCAGTTTCTGTTTTGAACGGTCATAGACATTGATACTGCCATTGACCGAATGACCGCGTTCCAGTGCCTTTTTCCAGCGCATAAGATGGTTCTTTTTGTAGTGTATACGTTTTCTGGCTCTTGCTTTTTTGTTGTCATTGATCGCCAAAAGTTGTGAGGCATAGAGAGGATCTTCTTTGTCATCCGCCTCATTTTTATAGATGAAAACGGCAGATGTCTCCGAAGCGATCTTGAGGTTATGCATCTCTACATACAGTGCGGTCATCCAGTCGGTCTGCTGAAGGAAATTGTGTGACATCTGATTGATGGCATGCAGTATGTTCTGCTGACGTGTCAATTCTGCCTGTATGCGCCGTTTCTCCATGACTTCATCGACAAGGTGCTGCAGGACCTGGGCAAAAAGTTTGGCTTCGAACGGTTTGGAAAAGAACTGGTTCACACCATACTGTATGGCTTTGAGGAGGATATCGCGGTTCTCGAAGTTCGTAAAGATGGCGATCTTGACATGCTCGTCGATTGCCCGTATTTCCCGGACCATCTCAAGTCCGCCCATGCGGGGCATATTGATGTCGGAGAGGACGATCTCTGGACGGTGTTCCATGAAGAGTCGAAGTCCCTCTTCACCGTCAGCGGCGATGAGGACCTTGTCGGCATAGTTTTCCAGCATATGGCTGAGTATGGCGGTTGATACTCTATCATCATCAACGACAAGAACGGTTAACTGCTGCATCTCCACCTACCCATTTATAAATAATGTATGTACATTATAAAGTTTTTTTCTTAGTGTAAACGTAAAAAATATAAAATTTATACTATTTGTTATTAAAATATAATAAAATAATTTATTGGACTTATGAAAACTATAAGAATGTAACTTGAGGGCAGCTTGTGTTAAAATGGCGTTATGAAAGATAAAGTATTTGAAAAACCCATAGAAAAGAAATTTGAATTCGATCAGGCGGTCGCCTCTGTCTTTGACGATATGCTCAGCCGTTCGGTTCCTTTTTACGATGAGGTAAGACATCTGGTGATCTCACTGATCCTTGCAGAACAGCGGGAGGGTATGAAGGTGCTTGATCTGGGAGCCTCGACGGCGAAATTCCTGCTGGACCTGCACAGCAAGATGGAGGCCGGAATGCAGCTCAAAGGCATAGACAATTCACCTGCCATGCTTGAGCGGGCAGAACAGAAATGTCAGGCATTCGGGGCAAGTATCGATCTGGCGTTGGCGGATATGATGGAATACAGCTATGAAGAAGAAGATATCATCGTGGCGAACTACACGCTGCAGTTTATCCGTCCCATGCAGCGCATCGAACTGGTAAAACGTCTTTATGAGAGCTTGAACGAGGGCGGGATGTTCATCTTTTCGGAAAAAGTGGTCTTTGAGGACAAACGTCTGGATAAAGAGATGATCGACATTTATTATGATTACAAGAAGACTCAGGGCTACAGCGAATATGAGATCGCACAGAAGCGTGAAGCCTTGGAAAATGTACTGATCCCGTTCACGATCGAAGAGAATATCCGTATGTGCCGGGATGCCGGATTTAGAAATATCAGCACGATCTTTCAGTGGGCGAACTTCGTAACATTTGTTGCCAAAAAGTAACACTTTTGTGGTACAGCCCTGAAATGCGGGTTTCATTAATTAATATCAGTTGTTCACAGTTTATTCACCATGTGAAAAGATAAAAAATTTGAATAATTTTATTCCTCCCCTGCTCATCGGGTTTCATTAATTAATATCAGTTGTTCACAGCTTATTCACTGAGTGAAAAGTACATTTTTTTTATAAATCCAAAGTATTATTTAAGATATTTTCAGCAATGTCTCCATATCCATATAATTTTCATCGTTTTTCAGATATAATCTTTGCAATTTATTTTCAAGGAACTTATTATGAGTTGGACACCAGGCAGTTGGAGAGATTTCCCCATTAAGCAACAACCAACCTATCAGGATCAGGAAACACTTCAAAAAGTCGAAGCGGAATTGAGCTCTTACCCACCGCTTATTTTTGCAGGTGAAGCAAGAAACCTCAAGCGCAAGCTTGCTGCAGCCGGACGCGGAGAGGCCTTCCTTTTGCAGGGTGGTGACTGTGCCGAGAGCTTTGCAGATTTCAATGCTGAGACCATCAAGAACCTTTTTAAACTGATGCTCCAGATGAATATGGTCCTCATGTACTCTACGGGCAAACCGGTTGTAAAGGTAGGGCGTATTGCGGGACAGTTCGCCAAGCCGAGGTCTTCCGATTTTGAAGAGGTCGATGGTGTCAAACTTCCAAGTTACCGTGGAGACATCATCAACGGTATTGAGTTCACTGAAGAGGCAAGAATACCGAACCCGCATAACATGATCCGTGCCTACAACCAGTCGGCAGCCACACTGAACCTTGTACGTGCCTTCTCAAGAGGCGGTCTGGCAGACCTGAACAAAGTACATCAGTGGAACCTCGACTTTATCAAGGATAACCCGCTGGGTAAACGCTATGACGAGCTAAGTGACAAGATAGACCATGCGATGAAGTTTATGTCAGCCTGCGGCCTGACCAGCGAAACGATGCCACAGCTGCACCAAACGACACTCTATACATCACATGAAGCACTGCTTCTGAATTATGAAGAGGCATTGACACGTTTGGATACGGAGACAGGTGAATGGTATGACTGTTCAGCGCATATGCTCTGGATCGGTGACAGAACGAGAGACCTGAACGAGGCGCATATCGAGTACTTTAGGGGGATCAAAAATCCTATTGGATGTAAAGTGGGACCGAGTATGGGTGAAGATGAACTCATCGAGCTCATTGATGCGCTCAACCCGGACAATGAAGAGGGGAGATTGAACCTGATCGTCCGTATGGGAGCGGAGAAGATCGCAGAATTCTTCCCCCCTCTTCTAAAAAAAGTACGTGATGCAGGGAAGAACGTCGTCTGGACGATAGATCCGATGCATGGGAATGTCGAGAAGTCTTCCAGCGGTTTCAAAACCAGAGATTTCGACAATATTCTCTCGGAAGTAAAGCAGTTCTTCTCTATTCATAAAGAGATGGGTACAGTTGCTGCAGGTATTCACCTGGAGATGACGGGGAACGATGTGACAGAGTGTACGGGAAGTACATCCTGCGCGATTACTGCGGAAGGGCTTGCAAGCCGTTACCACACGCAGTGCGACCCAAGACTTAACGCTTCCCAGGCACTTGAGCTTGCTTTCATGCTCTCCGATACAATCAGCGGAGCAGATCAGTAAATAAATCGCGTAGGGTGTCCGTCCCCCGACGGCACCATTTATTTCACCGTAAAGATATTATTTCCCTCTTCATACCTGTAGTCCAGTTCCATATGATGGATATCCAGAATACTTTTTACAATGTAGATCCCCAGTCCCAATCCGCCTTTTGACGTATGGAAAGGTTTGAAGTAGTTTTCCAGAGGTTCCGGAAGTGCTGCAGATTTGTTGATGATTTCTACATGATCCTTCTCTATCCTGACAGTGACATGTTTATCCGTGCTGTATTTGATGGCATTGTCAAGCAGGTTCTTCATGGCCAGTGTGAAGAGCTCGAAATCCACTTTGACGATGTAGTCTTTTTTGACTTCGATACTCACAAGCCGTTCAGGGTTTTCTATCATCAGAATATCGATGCTTGCCTCAGTAAGGTCAGACATTTTGTAGGGTTTGATATGCAGTTCGAAATTCCTTGAAGTGATCTTCTCTATTTTTGCGAATTCATCGATGAGCAGATTGAGACGCTCGAAGATACTGTGCATACGCGCCTTGCTCTTTTCATCCGGTAGCATTTCACTCATCAGACGTCCCTTGGCAATAGGGGTTTTGAGCTCATGCATGATAGCGCGCAGAAAAAGCTGTCTTGACTGCAGAAGTTCACGTATCATCTTCACCGCATGGTCGAACTCGTTGGCGACCTCTGCGATCTCATCGTCTTTGTCACTGGCACAGGAGATATCGAGATTGCCCTCCGAAAAGGTTTTGATCTTGTTCTTGAGTTCGGAAAGGGGTTTGAGACTTCTAACGATCCAGAGGTAAAGGAAAAGAATGAACATGAGTACGATCGAGAATACAATGATACGTTTGACCGGATATCTTGGTTTGTTTCTGTTCTTCAGAAAGAGTTTGAATCGGTCGTTGTTGATCAGTATGATACGTTGAAGGTGAAAGGTATCGACAGCATACTTTTTATATTTACCTTTCTCCTTGAAGTAGCGCTCTATCTGTACCTCCTGTCCCTTGTCTGTGATGAGAGAAACATTCTGCGATTCGAGGTAGGCTTCGTCGATCTTTCCGGTTTTGAGGTAATAGTCGTAGAGATAATGGGCAATCGCTCTCTCCTGAAGGGCATTGTGCTCTTCAAATTTGGCATGGTCGTACTTTACTGACGCGATGAACAGCGAGGCGAGTAGGACCAGCGTAATAGAGAAAACAAGATTGATCTTGTTTCGCAGGGAGTCTTTAAACAAGTTTATACCCTACGCCGCGGACGGCCTGTATGCGTTTGTTGTCTCCGAGTTTGCTGCGGATCTTTGAGATGATGACATCGAGGCTTTTCCCCTGGGAGTCGATACTCATCGTTCCCGAAGTATTGATGATCTGTTCTCTGGACTGTGTGATACCCTGGTGTTTGACCAGCAGTGAGAGAACTTCGAATTCTGCAGGGGTGAGCGAGAGTGCCTGTCCCTTGAAATAGATCGTATCCCCTTTGATCTCAAAATCACTTTTGGGGAGGGTGCTCTGGCTTCCCTTGTCTTTGTTCACACGGTTGAGAATGGACATGATGCGCGCATACATCTCTTTGGGATCATAAGGTTTTGGCAGGTAATCGTAGGCGCCCAGTTCAAAACTTTTGACCTTGTCACTGATGTCGCTTCTCGCTGAAGAGATAATGACAGGCAGGTCATACTTTCTGACAAGCTCTTCACAGACTTCAAGCCCGTCCATACCCGGCAGGGTCAGGTCAAGGATGACCAGATCGAATTTCTTTACGCCTGCGCTCAGCCCCAGGAACGGATCCTCGTAATTGGTGATCTTGATGTCGAACTGTAAAAGATATTCGCTGAGCAGTTCTGCGAATTCCGGATCGTCTTCGATCATGAGAATGTTGATCATAGAAAAGACTCCTTCTTATAATGATTTATGTGTACTATAAATCTATTATAGTACCAAAAGGTTAATTGAAATCAAATCACTTTATAGGTGGAGACTCAAGTTTCTGCCATTCCAGATTTCCCCATTTTTTCAGATCATCCTGCAGTGAGTCCAGTGTCCTGTCTTTATGACAGGCAAAACAGGCGTTGGTCTCTGCTGGCATACCGTACGCTTTTGTCTCTGCTGGGTAGGTGAATGCAAAACGGTGTGAACGTACGGTCAGTGGAGATTTACCCGTATGTTTCCCTGTTCTTGGCATATGGCATTCGATGCAGAGCGATCCTTTGGAGTCCGCCTTGTGATGTGTGTGCTGTTCGATGGTATCCTGGTGCGGTCCGATGACCGATCCTAAGGAATGGCACTTCATACAGGCCTTGTTTCCTTCGGGTTTTTTGGCCGTATTGGTCAGCTTGTGCGGATTGTGGCAGTTGATACAGGTGATCCCATGCTTATACATCCTGTCATGGATATATTCGTTCCCCTGTGTACGGTTCTTTTTTGCCGCACCGTTTGGCCAGAATTCTTTGGTCGCTTTTCCCGGTGCGAACGGTGCGGGGAGTTTGTGGTTGATCAGCGGTTTGCCCGCTTCGTAGCCTTTAGGGTAGTCCATAGCGCTCATCCAGAGGTCTTTAGCCGAGGCCTGCTCCGTCTCCATGCGCTTGTCGCGGTTCCGCATATGGCATTGCAGGCAGACCTCGTTGGTCCTGATGGGGTCTGCCAGACTGGCTTTGAAGACAGGGGAGTTGGGGTCTTCTGCGTGTTTGCTTCCCGGTCCATGACAGCTTTCGCAGGCGATGGCGGGTTCGACACGTTTACCTGTAGACATATAGCCCGTGAAGTGACAGCCGTCGCATGTCGTGGAAGTGGGGAACTGTTTGTTGTCATGCGGGTAGGAATCGTGGTACCAGTACTTATAGGGTTTGAAGTGCTGCCACTTCCCGGTCTGCGTATTCCACTGGTAGTTCCCCAGGCGGTAATCCTCTTTGCCGTTGATGGTCGCAGGGATCATATAGCGCTGTTTGAACTTGCTTCCGATAGTGTAGATAGCATTTTTGAGCGTGAAGTCCGCATCGTCAGGCAGTTTGGAGAAGTCCGCCACGACCACGGAACCGTCCTTTCGGATATCCTGTATCATTTTCGAGTGCATGGAGGCTTTCCAGTCATGATAATGTTCTTTGTGGCACTCTTTGCATTTTTCCGATCCGACGAAATGGGCTTTTTTCTGTGCTTCTGGCTGCAGGTCGAGGTTCATCCCGACACGGGCTTTGGTCAGCTGTGTGTAGTAGGGTGTGATCTTGGGCAGGTTGAACCATGCCACTGCGGCGATCAGCACTAGTCCGAGTAGGGCGAAAACGATCTTTTTCATAGTGTAAACGCTTTTTCCATATGGGCTTTGATCTCATCAAAGGTGTAACGATGGTCTGTAAAATGTTCAAATGCGATGATACCCTGATAGAGCAGCATGTTAGAGCCGTCTTTGGTTGGTTTTCTCAAAGATTTTGCCAGTTTTAAAAAAGGGGTCTCCTTGCCGTAAATGACATCAACGCAGGCTTTGGCAGAAGGGATGACGGCATCGAGCAGTTCCTTTGGAGCGGGAAGTGCATCATCTTCAAGCCCTGCGGAGGTCATATTAATGACAAGGTCGTAGCTTTCGGGTGTGAAGGTCTCAAAGGTAGCCGTTTTAAAGCCCTCCTGCGCGAATCTCTCCAGCCGTCCGGCGCTTCGGTTGAGCAGGGTGACCTCATACCCTTCATCCCTGAGTATGGCGGAAGTGGACTGTGCCGTACCGCCGGCACCCAGAAAGAGGACCTTTTTGACATTCTCAAATTCTGAGATCGCTTTGAGGAAGCCGGGAGCATCCGTATTGTAGCCGTAGAGTATTCCTTTTTTTTCGACGATGGTATTGACCGCTCCTACCTTCCGGGCAAATGGGTCCAGTTCGTCGCAGGCGGCGTAAGCATGCTCCTTGTGCGGCACGGTAATGTTGATACCCCTGAGCCCCAAAGCAAAAAAGGTTTCTTTGAGTTTTGTACCGTCTTCGAGTCTGTAGCGGTTGTAGCATCCCTCAAATCCCAGTCCTTTGAAAGCGAGGTTGTGCATGAGAGGAGATTTTGAATGTGAAACGGGGTTGCCGAAGATGGCAAAGAGTTGTCCTGTCATCTTCTAAAGCGTTTCCATCTCTTTAAGGGTTGCCAGCAGGGCACCGAGTTTGTTCTTCACTTCTAAGTACTCCAGCTCAGGGACAGAGTCCGCAACTATACCGGCACCTGCCTGAAGGGTAATGGAGTCCGGCTTGATGAGAGAGGTCCGTATGGCGATGGCGGAGTCCATATTGCCGTTCAAGGAGAAGTAGCCGACCGATCCGGAGTAGAATCCTCTTTTGAGGCCCTCGAACTTGGCGATGAGCTCCATTGCCTTGATCTTTGGTGCTCCGGTCATAGTACCTGCGGTGAATGTTGCGGCAAAAAGGTCGAACATATCCTTGTCATCCCGGATGACCGCTTCGACATCGGAGACCATATGCATCACGTGAGAGTACTTCTCTACACGCATCATGTCGGTCACTTCTACAGTACCTGTCTTTGCGACACGTCCCACATCGTTACGGCCGAGGTCAATGAGCATGAGGTGCTCGGCACACTCTTTGGGGTCGTTCAGCATTTCAAGCTCAAGCTCTTTGTCCCTTGCATGTGTTTTCCCTCGTTTACGTGTACCGGCGATAGGGCGAAGCAGTATCTCCCCGTCTGTGAGCCGTACCATCACTTCCGGGCTGGAACCACAGATGGAAAAATCCTCATAGTCGAGCAGGAAGAGGTAGGGAGAGGGGTTCTTCGAACGCAACACACGGTAGAAACTCAGCGGATCGATCTTCCCTTTTTGCGTATAGCGGTTGGCAAGCAGTATCTGGAAGATATCTCCCGAACGGATGTGTTCTTTGGATTCAACGACCAGTGCCTTGAAACGTTCTTCGTCAATACTGAAAGTGCCTTCTCCTTCGAGTTCGACCGCTTTGATTTCCATCGGTGTAAAGGTCTCATGCAGCATCTCTTCGATCTGCCCGAACCCTTCTTGCATGCGCGCATCATTGAGGATCA
Coding sequences:
- a CDS encoding anthranilate synthase component I family protein, translating into MMKTVLFDQLTPVALYGKIKTLFPGEITMLFESVVNTSDGNFSFITIGAQERLRYKDKTTHYTDTSGTEKVLDEDPFTFMKSYYARVDQEKYKERALEAGFSFVDGFIGFIAYDMVKVFEPVLSESMDNLLDPLDTPDLDLVRPKIIIAYSHKSAKLTLILNDARMQEGFGQIEEMLHETFTPMEIKAVELEGEGTFSIDEERFKALVVESKEHIRSGDIFQILLANRYTQKGKIDPLSFYRVLRSKNPSPYLFLLDYEDFSICGSSPEVMVRLTDGEILLRPIAGTRKRGKTHARDKELELEMLNDPKECAEHLMLIDLGRNDVGRVAKTGTVEVTDMMRVEKYSHVMHMVSDVEAVIRDDKDMFDLFAATFTAGTMTGAPKIKAMELIAKFEGLKRGFYSGSVGYFSLNGNMDSAIAIRTSLIKPDSITLQAGAGIVADSVPELEYLEVKNKLGALLATLKEMETL